The Litorilinea aerophila genomic interval GGGTTTCTGGAGATCCATTATACCAGCATCAGCCGATCCGGGCAGTTCACGCTTGAGCAGTTGAGCAGTTGAGCAGTTGGCTCATCTCCCCAATGGGTGCGAACCTGTTTGGTTCCCTGCGAAATTGGGGTGGGTAGCGCGCATTTGTGGTCGATGAGCCGAGCAGCTCACGGCGCGCCAAACCAGCGGGCTTCCAGCTCGGCCAGGGTGCCGTCGGTGGCCATGGCCTGCAGGGCCTGGGCGACTTTCTCCTGAAGCTGGCTGGCCGGGAGGGGTAGCACAATGACGTAGGGGTTGCTCTCCAGGGCTGGCCCGACGGCAACGATGGGCGCACCCTGCCCCTGGGCTTCCCGCAGGGTGACGTTGTCGATGAGGAGGGCGTCGATGGTGATGTCGTTCACCAGCGCGTCCACCGCCTCCTGGGGGGTGGCGTACGGCACCAGCTCCATGGCAATGTCCTCCCGTTGGAGGTGGCGGCCCACCATGTCCCCCAGGCTGCCCCACTCCACCGCAACCCGGCGGCCGGCCAGATCGGCCACGGCCTGGATGGGAGAGCCCTGGCGGACCACCAGGCGCACGCCTGCCTCGAAGTAGGGCTCGGAAAAGGCAAAGTCCTGGGTCATCCGGGGATCGTAGGGGATGGCGCTGATGGCGGCATCCACCTGGCCGGCTTTGACTGCGTCCAACAGGCTGTCGTAGCCCATGGCCGCGATCTCCAGGCGTAGACCCCACCCCTGGGCCAGATGCCGGGCCAGATCCACATCAAAGCCTGTTGGGTTGCCCTGCTCATCCAGGAACTCAAAGGGGGGGAAGCTGGGATCCATGCCCACCCGCCAGCTTCCCCGGGCCTGCATGGTCTGCCAGGTGTGGTCCTGGCGCAGGAAGAGGAAGCCGGGTCCTTCGGTCAGCCGGACGGCCAGGAGGACCAGCAGGAGGAGCAGGGCCAGGCCAGCCACGCCCCAACGCAGCCAGCCCACCCGTTGCTGGTGCCTACGGCTGGTCTGGCTCACGACGTATCCCCCTGGGCATAGCGCTGGACTTCCTGGTAGATGGGTTTGGGTTCAAAGTCGGTGCGCACGAAGGTGAAATAGTCCTGGTAACTCTTGGCATCCCACGGATAGCGGAAGGCCCAGAAACAGACCGCGTCCAGCCAGGGCCATTCCTCCAGCGCGATCTGATAGGCGCGGATGGTGTATTCGATGCGCTGGCCGGGGCGCACGGCCCGGGTCCAGCGGGGGTGATCGTTCCAGCCGCCCTCGGTGATCATGGCCTGCTTGTGGCCGTCGCCGTTTTCGACCATGATCTGGCGTAGCAGCTCGCTGCGGCGGAAATTGACCACATCGGCCGCGGCCGGCTCGTCCGGGTCGAAGGTCCAGCCGTAGGCGTGGATGGCCAGCACGTCGAAGTAGTCGGCGGCGCCGGCGTCGTACATGCGCTGGAGGTACTCCAGGTCGTTCATGCCCCATTCGCTGCCGGGCGGGGCCAGGGTGGGTGCCAGCGCGCCGGCCAGGACCTGGACGTCCGGGTTGGCGGCCTTGATCATGGGGTAGACCACCTTCAGCATCCGGACGTACTTTTCCGGATCCACCGGCTGGTAGCCCCATTCCAGGGCCAGGTTGGGCTCGTTCCAGATGATGACATAGTCCACCAGGCCGGCATAACGTCGGACGAATTGGGCGGCATAGTCGCCGAAGTCGGCGAAGTGCTCATCGTCCAGGTACAGAGGGGTACTATCCTTGGGGCGGGCCCACTCTGGGACGTAGCCCAGGCGCGCGATCACGGTCAGGCCCTGGCGATTGGCGTGCTGGATGACCAGGTCGGTATGGTTCCAGTTGTAGCGGCCTTTTTGGGGTTCCACATAGGCCCAGGGGAAGTACTCCACGATCCAGGGCGCGCCCATCTCCCGCACCATCTCCAGGGTGCGCTTGATCTTCCACGCTTCCACCTCGTCGGTCAGGCGGGTGTGGACGCCGATTTTGGGGTTGCGGGTCTGGACCGTGCGCTGGGGTCCCAGGGGGACCGTGTTGCTGTTGAGACGGAGCCACCAGAGGGCAGCCAGGGCCGTGAGGAAGGCCAGGGCTGCCATCAGCAGCCATCCTTTCGACAGGCTTCCTCTAGCAGGCAGAAATGGGCGCAGGCGTTTGATGAAATCCCGACAGAAATTCGCTGAAGCTTTCCACCAGCGGGAACGCCGTCGAATTTCCGCCGCGGTATTGATGTCAGAGTGTACCAGGACAGCCATTAGGGCAGATCATAATCTGGTGGGGGGGATTTGGCAACTCCGCGCGAATCGGGTATGAGTTCACTGAAGAAGCACAGAAAAGCACAGATTTGTATCATCCGTGGCTTTGGGCGGTCGATTTAGCTATCGGGGCTCTGTGGCCGAGCAGAGGGCGGGAAGACGCCAGGTTGGCTGGTTATTCGTGAAAGACTTGTCGCCATGCTATAATTTGGCCGGCTTCAAAGTTCTGGCCGTCCACAGGACGTGGGCGGGCCTGGGGCAGGGATGCGCGATTCCTGCCCGGTGTGGTTGGCAGAAAGGGATTTCAGGAGATGTATCGAGGCAGCGGGGGGCGGGGTTGGCAAGCCCTGACCACAAACCAGAAGATCGCCGTGGTGGTGGTTGGGCTGTTGGTTTTGTACGCCATTGTGGCCAGTGGCAGCGGGGGCTTGTTGAGCCCGGCCCGTCTATTGGCGGTGGCAACCATCGTCCTGGTGGCCTTGCCGGTCCACGAGTTCGCCCATGCGGCGACGGCGGTGGCCCTGGGCGATGACACACCCCGGCGGCAGGGCCGTTTCACCTTGAATCCCCTGGTCCACATCGATCCGCTGGGGGCATTGCTGATCCTGGTGGCCAACTTCGGCTGGGCGCGGCCGGTGGAGTGGAACCCCCGATACATCCGCATCGACCGCCGCCTGGGTTCCATCCTGGTGGCTGCGGCGGGCCCTTTCAGCAACCTGCTGTTGGCCTTCCTGGGGATTTTGCTGCTGAAGAGCGGCATTGGACTGCAGGGTCCGCTGCCGGCCTACTTTGTGGTGCAGTTCCTGAACTTTTTCGTCAACATCAACGTGTTGCTTTTCGTGTTTAACTTAATCCCGGTGCCGCCGTTGGATGGCTCCCACGTGTTGTTTGCCCTGTTGCCGGGCGATACCTATCGGCTGCAGATGCAGCTCAGCCAGTATGGATTTTTGATCCTGATGGCCATCATTTTCCTGGCACCGGGCCTGATTCGCATTCCCACAGGGATCATCCTGCGCGCCCTGTATTCTTTCGTGTAGTTTGTTGGCATGGGTGATTTCGTTCAGGTGAATCAGCGTGGCAATTCGCATAGTGTGAGGATTTCGGGGTTGATTCACCCCTTGTCTGCCTCGCTTCATGGGCCATGGTACCGGCGGGCGGCCTACCGGATCGGGCAATTTTGGCGGGGGTTCCGGGCGCGGGTGCAGCCGGCGGAGCTGGATCAGGCCCGGGCGCTGTTACCGCCGGATGCGGCCAGACTCTTTCTGCGCATGCCCCGGGATGCCCAGCGCCACAGTTTGAACGTCTGGTCCACCCTGCAGGACGCGGGCTACCGGCACCCGGATCTGGCCGTGGCTGCACTACTACACGATGTGGGCAAGCTCGCGGCCGAGGAGGCGGGTCTCCGTTTGGGGCTCTGGCTGCGGGGTCCCCTGGTTCTGTTGGAGGCCTGGGCGCCGGCCCTTTTGGCGCGCTGGGCCAGCCCTGATCCTCGCCAGGGATGGCGTTATCTCCTGCATGTGCATCGAGCGCATCCGGCCATTGGCGCTGCGTGGGCCCGGACGGCGGGGTGTAGCGATCTGGCCTGCTGGCTGATCGCCCATCACCAGACCTGGCCCGTTGAAGCTTCCTCCGAGGTGCTGGAACTGCTGGCAGCCCTGCGTTGGGCGGACAGCCAGCATTGACTGGGGGCATAGGTGGCCTGAGTCTGTTGGGCTGAGTGAATCGGAAGAAAGTGGCATAATCCATGGCAAAACCCAAGATTACCATCATCGGACTGGGCCTGATTGGGGCCAGCTTTGGTCTGGCCCTGCAAAAAGAGGAAGCCGATTTCGAGATCGTCGGCCACGACAAGGAACCGGAGGTGGCCCAAGGGGCGCGGCGTACCCAGGCCGTCCATCGTACCGAGTGGAATTTGCATCGGGCCTGTGAACATGCGGACATGATCCTGTTGGCCGTCCCCCTGAGCGAATTCGAGGATCTGTTCCGGGAGATTGCTGAAGATTTGAAACCGGGCTGTTTGGTGCTGGCGGCCACCCCGGTACTGCAGCCGGCTATTGAGCTGGCCGATCGCCACCTGCCTGGGCATGTCCACTTTGTGGCCGGGCATCCTGTGTTGGCTGGCGTGGGGGGGACCCTCTCGGTGCGGGCAGACCTCTTCGACGGTGTGGTCTTTTCCCTGGCGCCGGGCCTGCAGACCGAGCCGGCCGCGGTCCAACTGGCCAGCGATTTTGTGGAACGTATCGGCGCCACGCCCCTTTTCGTGGATGCCCAGGAGCACGACGGCATCATTGCCGCGGTGGAGCAGCTGCCCCAGGTGATGGCGGTGGCCCTTATGCGCCTGAGCAGTAGTTCGGCGGGCTGGCGGGAAGCCCGGCGGCTGGCTGGGCGGCAGTTTGCCCAGGCTACCGAGACGGGCGCCGGCGCGCAGCAGTTGTTCAGCACCCTGACCGGCAATCGGGAAAATATCCTGTTGCGGATAGAGCAGTTGCAGCAGGAGCTGGCCGAGTGGCGGGAGCTGCTGCTGGCGACGCCGGAGCCGGACGAGAAGCATCCCCTGTTGGCCGCTCTGGAGGAGGCCATGCATGCCCGGACCCGCTGGGAGGCCCAGGCTCTCTTGAAGAATTGGGAAGAAAGCCCGGGGACGGGGCAGTCCCGAGAGGCTGAAGGCGCGGGCATGTTCCGACAGATGTTTTTGGGTGGGTTTATGGGAAGGCGCCCCAGCCCAGGTTCCAGGAAAGATTGATCCGAATTTCTGTTGTGGTATTTACGCCAGACTGTATACGCTAGACTTTAGTGGCGACGCAACAAGCTGGGGTAGGGTAAAGCGTCTTGAAATGTATCATCCAGATCCCTTGCTATAACGAAGCGCAAACACTACCGCAGACGGTGGCGGATCTCCCTACCTCACTGCCAGGCGTTGATATCGTGGAATACCTGGTGATTGACGACGGCAGCAGTGACGGTACGGCGGAAGTGGCGCGGCGGCTGGGCGTGCATCACATCGTGCGCCATCCGCGCAATCTTGGCCTGGCGCGTGCCTTCCGCACCGGCCTGGATACCTGTCTACAACTGGGTGCAGATATTATCGTCAACACCGATGCCGATAACCAGTACGTTGGCGCCGACATTGCCCTGTTGGTGGCGCCGATTGTGACAGGAGAGGCGGAATTGGTGGTTGGCGATCGGGGAGTGGCGCATGTTGAACATTTCTCTCCGTTGAAGCGCGTGTTACAGCGGCTGGGCAGTTGGGTGATCTCGCAGGCTGCCGGCGTGCCGGTGCCGGACGCCACCAGCGGTTTCCGTGCCATGACGCGTGAGGTGGCGCTGCATACGTTGGTGCTTAGTCCCTATTCGTACACCTTGGAGACCTTGATCCAAGCAGGAGCGCAACGTCGCCTCGTTCGCTTCGTGCCTGTGCGCACCAATCCTCCGACGCGACCCTCTCGCTTGATGAACAACCTACCACACTATCTGGCGAATTCAACCGTAACCATCGTGCGCGCCTATGCCTTCTACCGGCCGCTGCGCGTGTTTACGACCATCGGGGCAATCTCACTGCTGGTGGGTATACTGATCGGTGTACGCTTTTTAGTCGCCTATTTCTCGCAGGGTGGGGCCGGTCATGTGCAGTCGTTGATCCTGGCGGCGGTGCTGTTGATCGCTGGCTTTCAGACGCTGCTGATTGGGCTAGTGGCGGATTTAATCGGCGCGAATCGGAAGATTATGGAGGAAGTGTTGGTGCGGTTGAGGCAAAGGGAGGATGAGGATAGTCTCCAGCGTTATCCCTCTAAAACACAAAAAGTTCATGAAAGATAATCATACATCGGCTCCAATTCAGCCGTTAAAAATTTGTTTTATCACTTCAAGTTATCCAGTTGATGCAAACGATGGCTCTGCCCGCTTCATTCACTCCATGGCGCAGGCGCTGGTTGATCGAGGGCATCATGTGGATGTTGTATTGCCCTATCAGGCTCGTCTGAAGAAATGGCCGGATAAGGTACGTCTATTTCCTTTTCATTATATATGGCCTGCTTCACTGGCGATCATGGGATATGCCCAAGCAACTCACAGCGATAAGAAGCTTCGCAGGCTTGCCTATGCCCTTGCGCCTGGATTCGCTATGCAGCAAATACGTACGCTCTTACAACTTCATAGAAAGTTCCGCTACGATGTTCTCCATGGTCACTGGGTAATACCAAACGGTGTTACTGCGGCTTGGGTTTCTAAGCACATTAAACGTCCACTTCTCATTAGCCTCCACGGCTCTGACATCTTTTTTGCCACAAAACATCCATTACTAAAACGAGCCGCTCAATATGCATTTGCTCGGGCTAGCGCTGTGACGGCGTGTAGTCCCAGCCTATATAATGGCGCCTTAGCGCTAGGCGCACAAGTGGAAAGGATGCATTTACTGCCATATGGTGTGGATGCAGAACGTTTCCACGTTGTTACCGCAGAGGAACGGGCAATCGTACGTCAGCAGCTTGGGATTGCATCGAGCCAAATAGTGGTTTCTTTTATCGGAAGACTGGTGGAAAAGAAAGGTGGAGAATATTTAATCAAAGCGCTGCCCCTGGTGAGATCTTGTTTGCCTGATATACTTTGCCTGATTGGCGGAACAGGGCCAGAGTATTCAAGGCTTTGTGGGTTAGTGGAAAGGTATGGTCTAAGGGATTCGGTGCGTTTTCTGGGAAATCTTGAATGGAATCAGGTAGCAACTTTGCTCAAAGCTACAGACATATTTGTAGCCCCCTCCATTCATGATACTGAAGGCAATGTGGATGGCCTTCCCAATACCATATTAGAGGCGATGGCCTCGGGCTGCTCTATTGTTGCAACCAATTTGCCCGGAATCTCCCTGGCGATTTCTGATGGTATTCATGGGCGGCTTGTCGCCGAACGAAACCATGAGGCACTTGCTAGAGCGATTATACAGCTAGGGCACGACGGTGGCTTGCGAGCAACACTCGGCGCAAATGCAAGATACCGGGCTATCCAAAAGTTCAGCTGGAATGTTGTAGCTGCAAAATTGGCAACATTCTATGCAGGGGCATTAGCAGAATCTGGTATCTCAATTTGATTATCATGCAATGACTCCAGATGAAAATCATCTAAGTATAAGCAATTTGGGAGCATGCAAACAAACTAATAGGCCAATT includes:
- a CDS encoding substrate-binding periplasmic protein, with protein sequence MSQTSRRHQQRVGWLRWGVAGLALLLLLVLLAVRLTEGPGFLFLRQDHTWQTMQARGSWRVGMDPSFPPFEFLDEQGNPTGFDVDLARHLAQGWGLRLEIAAMGYDSLLDAVKAGQVDAAISAIPYDPRMTQDFAFSEPYFEAGVRLVVRQGSPIQAVADLAGRRVAVEWGSLGDMVGRHLQREDIAMELVPYATPQEAVDALVNDITIDALLIDNVTLREAQGQGAPIVAVGPALESNPYVIVLPLPASQLQEKVAQALQAMATDGTLAELEARWFGAP
- a CDS encoding beta-galactosidase — its product is MAALAFLTALAALWWLRLNSNTVPLGPQRTVQTRNPKIGVHTRLTDEVEAWKIKRTLEMVREMGAPWIVEYFPWAYVEPQKGRYNWNHTDLVIQHANRQGLTVIARLGYVPEWARPKDSTPLYLDDEHFADFGDYAAQFVRRYAGLVDYVIIWNEPNLALEWGYQPVDPEKYVRMLKVVYPMIKAANPDVQVLAGALAPTLAPPGSEWGMNDLEYLQRMYDAGAADYFDVLAIHAYGWTFDPDEPAAADVVNFRRSELLRQIMVENGDGHKQAMITEGGWNDHPRWTRAVRPGQRIEYTIRAYQIALEEWPWLDAVCFWAFRYPWDAKSYQDYFTFVRTDFEPKPIYQEVQRYAQGDTS
- a CDS encoding site-2 protease family protein, whose protein sequence is MYRGSGGRGWQALTTNQKIAVVVVGLLVLYAIVASGSGGLLSPARLLAVATIVLVALPVHEFAHAATAVALGDDTPRRQGRFTLNPLVHIDPLGALLILVANFGWARPVEWNPRYIRIDRRLGSILVAAAGPFSNLLLAFLGILLLKSGIGLQGPLPAYFVVQFLNFFVNINVLLFVFNLIPVPPLDGSHVLFALLPGDTYRLQMQLSQYGFLILMAIIFLAPGLIRIPTGIILRALYSFV
- a CDS encoding HD domain-containing protein, with the protein product MSASLHGPWYRRAAYRIGQFWRGFRARVQPAELDQARALLPPDAARLFLRMPRDAQRHSLNVWSTLQDAGYRHPDLAVAALLHDVGKLAAEEAGLRLGLWLRGPLVLLEAWAPALLARWASPDPRQGWRYLLHVHRAHPAIGAAWARTAGCSDLACWLIAHHQTWPVEASSEVLELLAALRWADSQH
- a CDS encoding prephenate dehydrogenase, with amino-acid sequence MAKPKITIIGLGLIGASFGLALQKEEADFEIVGHDKEPEVAQGARRTQAVHRTEWNLHRACEHADMILLAVPLSEFEDLFREIAEDLKPGCLVLAATPVLQPAIELADRHLPGHVHFVAGHPVLAGVGGTLSVRADLFDGVVFSLAPGLQTEPAAVQLASDFVERIGATPLFVDAQEHDGIIAAVEQLPQVMAVALMRLSSSSAGWREARRLAGRQFAQATETGAGAQQLFSTLTGNRENILLRIEQLQQELAEWRELLLATPEPDEKHPLLAALEEAMHARTRWEAQALLKNWEESPGTGQSREAEGAGMFRQMFLGGFMGRRPSPGSRKD
- a CDS encoding glycosyltransferase family 2 protein yields the protein MKCIIQIPCYNEAQTLPQTVADLPTSLPGVDIVEYLVIDDGSSDGTAEVARRLGVHHIVRHPRNLGLARAFRTGLDTCLQLGADIIVNTDADNQYVGADIALLVAPIVTGEAELVVGDRGVAHVEHFSPLKRVLQRLGSWVISQAAGVPVPDATSGFRAMTREVALHTLVLSPYSYTLETLIQAGAQRRLVRFVPVRTNPPTRPSRLMNNLPHYLANSTVTIVRAYAFYRPLRVFTTIGAISLLVGILIGVRFLVAYFSQGGAGHVQSLILAAVLLIAGFQTLLIGLVADLIGANRKIMEEVLVRLRQREDEDSLQRYPSKTQKVHER
- a CDS encoding glycosyltransferase → MKDNHTSAPIQPLKICFITSSYPVDANDGSARFIHSMAQALVDRGHHVDVVLPYQARLKKWPDKVRLFPFHYIWPASLAIMGYAQATHSDKKLRRLAYALAPGFAMQQIRTLLQLHRKFRYDVLHGHWVIPNGVTAAWVSKHIKRPLLISLHGSDIFFATKHPLLKRAAQYAFARASAVTACSPSLYNGALALGAQVERMHLLPYGVDAERFHVVTAEERAIVRQQLGIASSQIVVSFIGRLVEKKGGEYLIKALPLVRSCLPDILCLIGGTGPEYSRLCGLVERYGLRDSVRFLGNLEWNQVATLLKATDIFVAPSIHDTEGNVDGLPNTILEAMASGCSIVATNLPGISLAISDGIHGRLVAERNHEALARAIIQLGHDGGLRATLGANARYRAIQKFSWNVVAAKLATFYAGALAESGISI